In Pseudobacter ginsenosidimutans, the following are encoded in one genomic region:
- a CDS encoding TPM domain-containing protein: MKRFLFLLSFLLIIATGWAQDIEKIIQTKPTKLVNDYAGVLSEEEKQNLERTLVAYDDSTSNQIAVVLVKTLGDNHPIEETGLKILRGWGIGNKKTNNGILILAAIDDRQVRIEVGYGLEGAIPDITASQIIRNDIAPNFRSSDYYQGLSAAAASLIKAAAGEYKAPKDYNKRGKKNNNGIIGIIGIIIFIIIISSIGGGGGGGFMSRRGYRGVGPTIFWPGGGGGWSGGGGGGWSGGGGGFGGFGGGSGGGGGASGSW; the protein is encoded by the coding sequence ATGAAGCGATTTCTTTTTTTACTTTCCTTTCTGTTGATCATTGCCACTGGTTGGGCCCAGGATATTGAAAAGATCATCCAGACAAAGCCCACCAAACTGGTAAATGATTATGCAGGCGTGCTCTCCGAAGAGGAGAAACAGAACCTGGAAAGAACACTGGTTGCCTACGACGACTCCACATCCAACCAGATTGCAGTAGTGCTGGTGAAAACATTGGGCGATAATCACCCCATTGAAGAAACAGGCCTGAAGATCCTGCGGGGATGGGGAATCGGTAACAAGAAAACCAATAACGGTATCCTGATCTTAGCGGCTATTGATGACCGTCAGGTGAGGATCGAAGTGGGATATGGCCTTGAAGGCGCTATCCCGGATATCACAGCCAGTCAGATCATCCGTAATGATATCGCACCCAATTTCCGGAGCAGCGATTATTACCAGGGACTTTCCGCAGCGGCCGCATCGCTGATCAAAGCGGCAGCAGGCGAATACAAAGCGCCCAAGGATTATAATAAACGCGGCAAGAAGAATAACAACGGTATCATTGGAATCATTGGGATCATCATCTTTATTATAATAATCAGCAGCATTGGCGGCGGCGGCGGTGGCGGCTTTATGAGTCGCAGGGGCTATCGTGGCGTTGGTCCTACCATCTTCTGGCCCGGTGGTGGCGGAGGCTGGTCAGGCGGCGGCGGTGGCGGCTGGTCCGGTGGAGGCGGCGGCTTCGGAGGCTTCGGCGGAGGAAGCGGCGGCGGTGGCGGCGCAAGCGGCAGCTGGTAA
- a CDS encoding TPM domain-containing protein produces the protein MALFSFFRKPVFFTPEEQQRITDAIKEAERRTSGEVRVFVESRCRYVDPLDRATEIFLGLKMDQTDDHNAVLVYLAVKDHQFAILADGGIHRKVGDVFWNNEVTAMRRHFKENHVADAVVQVVTDVGDALHTHFPYDRDNDKNELPDDIVFGR, from the coding sequence ATGGCATTATTTTCTTTCTTCCGAAAACCTGTTTTCTTCACGCCAGAAGAACAACAGCGAATCACTGATGCGATCAAAGAAGCAGAACGCAGAACAAGCGGCGAAGTACGCGTGTTCGTGGAAAGCCGTTGCCGCTACGTAGATCCGCTGGACAGGGCTACTGAGATCTTCCTGGGACTGAAAATGGACCAGACAGATGATCACAACGCAGTACTCGTTTACCTGGCGGTGAAAGATCATCAGTTTGCTATCCTCGCCGATGGCGGCATCCATCGCAAAGTAGGCGACGTGTTCTGGAACAATGAAGTCACGGCCATGCGTCGTCATTTCAAAGAGAACCATGTTGCTGATGCAGTGGTGCAGGTAGTAACGGATGTAGGCGATGCATTGCATACACACTTCCCGTACGACAGGGACAATGATAAAAATGAATTGCCGGATGATATTGTCTTCGGCAGGTAA
- a CDS encoding LemA family protein, translating into MKSRNLVLIIVVFIILILGGCGCNGYNNMIKLDEDVKAKWANVQSDYQRRADLIPNLVNTVKGYANFEQETLTKVIEARAKATSVQVNADNLTPENLEKFQQAQGEVSSALSRLLVTVERYPDLKANQNFMDLQKQLEGTENRIKVSRNDFNTAVQGYNTTIRRFPNNLFAGMFGFRVKEPFKADPGAERAPEVKF; encoded by the coding sequence ATGAAATCCCGTAATCTTGTTCTCATCATTGTAGTTTTCATCATTCTCATTCTCGGCGGTTGCGGTTGCAATGGCTATAACAATATGATCAAGCTCGATGAAGATGTGAAGGCAAAATGGGCAAACGTTCAGAGTGACTACCAGCGTCGTGCAGACCTGATCCCCAACCTGGTGAATACCGTGAAGGGATATGCCAACTTTGAGCAGGAAACCCTCACCAAAGTGATCGAGGCAAGAGCTAAAGCCACTTCCGTGCAGGTGAATGCAGACAATCTCACTCCTGAAAATCTGGAGAAATTCCAACAGGCACAGGGCGAAGTAAGCAGCGCACTCAGCAGACTGCTGGTGACCGTTGAAAGGTACCCTGACCTGAAGGCCAACCAGAATTTCATGGACCTGCAAAAACAACTGGAAGGCACAGAGAACCGTATCAAAGTTTCCCGTAACGATTTCAATACTGCCGTTCAGGGTTACAATACAACCATCCGCAGATTCCCCAATAACCTCTTTGCAGGTATGTTCGGTTTCCGCGTGAAAGAACCTTTCAAAGCCGATCCCGGAGCAGAAAGAGCGCCAGAAGTAAAATTCTAA
- a CDS encoding PQQ-dependent sugar dehydrogenase, whose protein sequence is MKPSFLLLLLTLLTMLACKRDNDPPQNPVALTDKVLAENLRLPWEILWGPDNHIWMTERGGRISRVNPATGAVSPLLTISEVVEQGEGGLLGMALHPDFNANPQVFIAYNYDNGGYREKIVRYNYSNGSLTNAVTILDNLAAARNHNGCRLVFGPDKKLYISTGDAENQSSAQNTSSLNGKILRIETDGSIPSDNPIAGSAIWSTGHRNAQGLVWHNNILYSSEHGPSNDDEINIIQKGRNYGWPNVHGFCNTSAEQTFCAANNVAEPLQVWTPTIATCGLEFYNKDRIPQWKNSLLLCTLKGSTLYQLELNNAGTSITNTVTFLANKYGRLRDICISPEGKVYVCTSNTNNDKIIEIDRTETE, encoded by the coding sequence ATGAAACCATCCTTTTTGCTCCTGCTGCTTACGCTGCTTACGATGCTTGCCTGCAAGCGAGATAATGATCCTCCTCAAAATCCTGTGGCATTGACAGACAAGGTGTTGGCGGAAAATCTCCGGTTGCCCTGGGAAATACTCTGGGGACCTGATAATCATATCTGGATGACAGAGCGCGGCGGGCGCATCAGCCGCGTGAACCCGGCTACCGGCGCGGTTTCTCCGTTGCTTACCATCAGCGAGGTGGTGGAACAGGGCGAAGGCGGGCTGCTGGGCATGGCCCTTCATCCGGATTTCAATGCCAACCCGCAGGTGTTTATTGCCTATAATTATGATAATGGTGGTTACAGGGAAAAGATCGTTCGTTACAATTACAGCAATGGTAGTCTGACCAATGCCGTTACCATCCTTGACAATCTTGCAGCTGCGCGTAACCATAACGGTTGCAGGCTTGTATTCGGTCCCGATAAAAAACTGTACATCAGTACAGGCGATGCAGAGAACCAAAGTTCTGCGCAAAATACATCTTCCCTCAATGGAAAGATCCTCCGGATAGAAACCGATGGCAGCATTCCATCCGATAATCCTATTGCCGGCAGCGCAATCTGGAGTACCGGGCATCGTAATGCGCAGGGACTGGTGTGGCATAACAATATTTTGTACAGTTCCGAACATGGACCCAGTAATGATGATGAGATCAATATCATCCAGAAAGGAAGGAATTACGGATGGCCGAATGTGCATGGCTTCTGCAATACCAGTGCAGAACAAACTTTCTGTGCAGCCAACAATGTGGCGGAGCCGCTGCAGGTTTGGACTCCTACTATTGCTACCTGCGGATTGGAATTCTATAATAAGGATCGTATTCCGCAGTGGAAGAATTCATTACTGCTTTGCACGCTCAAAGGCAGTACACTGTATCAGCTGGAGCTCAACAATGCAGGTACCAGTATAACCAATACCGTTACTTTCCTGGCAAATAAGTACGGTAGGCTAAGAGATATTTGTATTTCACCGGAAGGTAAAGTGTATGTGTGTACGAGTAATACGAACAATGATAAGATAATAGAGATAGACAGAACAGAAACGGAATAA
- a CDS encoding phosphoglycerate kinase has translation MSTFSQFNFKGLKALVRVDFNVPLNAEFQITDDTRMKAAVPTIQKILKDGGSVILMSHLGRPKDGPSDKYSLKHLVKHLSDILGGTPVLFANDCIGEQAVLTANMLKPGEVLLLENLRFYKEEEKGDEGFAKKLAALGDVYVNDAFGTAHRAHASTAVIAQFFPKDKRMFGLLMEGEVASAEKVLHQAQKPFTAIIGGAKVSDKILIIENLLERATDIIIGGGMAYTFEKAQGGKIGNSLCEDDRLQTARDLLKKAEAKGVRIHLPSDSTIADKFDANAETSGAPSNNIPDGWMGLDIGPNACEQFTNVIKQSKTILWNGPMGVFEMEKFQHGTKTIATAVAEATQDGAFSLVGGGDSVAAVNQFGFTDKVSYVSTGGGAMLEYFEGKELPGIAAVKA, from the coding sequence ATGTCAACATTCAGCCAATTCAACTTCAAAGGACTTAAAGCATTGGTGCGCGTAGACTTCAACGTACCCCTCAATGCAGAATTTCAGATTACCGACGATACCCGCATGAAAGCCGCTGTACCTACCATCCAGAAGATCCTGAAAGATGGTGGCAGCGTGATCCTCATGAGCCATCTCGGCAGACCGAAAGACGGTCCTTCTGATAAATATTCACTGAAGCACCTGGTAAAACATCTCTCAGACATCCTCGGTGGAACGCCTGTACTGTTTGCCAACGACTGCATCGGTGAACAGGCTGTGCTGACAGCCAACATGCTGAAACCAGGCGAAGTCCTCCTCCTCGAAAATCTTCGCTTCTACAAAGAAGAAGAGAAAGGTGATGAAGGCTTCGCTAAAAAACTCGCGGCACTCGGCGATGTATATGTGAACGATGCCTTCGGCACCGCACACCGCGCCCACGCTTCCACAGCAGTGATCGCGCAATTCTTCCCCAAAGACAAAAGGATGTTCGGCCTCCTCATGGAAGGCGAAGTAGCCAGCGCGGAAAAAGTACTCCACCAGGCACAAAAACCTTTCACCGCCATCATCGGCGGCGCAAAAGTGTCTGACAAGATCCTCATCATTGAAAATCTCCTGGAACGCGCTACCGATATCATCATCGGCGGCGGGATGGCCTATACCTTCGAGAAAGCACAGGGCGGCAAGATCGGTAATTCACTTTGTGAAGATGATCGCCTGCAAACAGCAAGGGATCTCCTGAAAAAAGCAGAAGCGAAAGGTGTTCGCATCCACCTGCCTTCCGATTCTACCATCGCAGACAAGTTCGACGCCAACGCAGAAACCTCCGGAGCACCCAGCAATAATATCCCAGACGGCTGGATGGGACTGGACATCGGCCCCAATGCCTGTGAGCAGTTCACTAACGTGATCAAACAATCGAAAACCATTCTCTGGAACGGCCCCATGGGCGTATTCGAAATGGAGAAATTCCAGCACGGAACCAAAACCATCGCTACTGCAGTGGCGGAAGCAACGCAGGACGGTGCTTTCTCACTCGTAGGTGGTGGCGATTCTGTTGCCGCTGTGAACCAGTTCGGATTCACCGATAAAGTAAGTTATGTATCCACAGGCGGCGGCGCCATGCTGGAATACTTTGAAGGAAAAGAGCTTCCCGGCATCGCTGCTGTGAAAGCGTAA
- the gap gene encoding type I glyceraldehyde-3-phosphate dehydrogenase, which produces MSTVKVAINGFGRIGRLVYRQIYKMEGIDVVAINDLTSPKVLAHLLKYDSAQGRFDAEVKSTENSIIVNGDEVKIYAQKNPADIPWGQHGVDVVLECTGFFTDKDKAAAHITAGAKKVVISAPATGDLKTIVFNVNHNILDGSETIISCASCTTNCLAPMADVLDKQFGIVNGLMTTIHAYTNDQNTQDAPHPKGDLRRARAAAQNIVPNSTGAAKAIGLVLPNLKGKLDGSAQRVPVLTGSLTEVTAVLNKKTTVDELNAAMKAASNESFGYTEDEIVSSDIIGIHFGSLFDATQTRVQTVGDTQLVRVVSWYDNEMSYVSQLVRTVKYFAGLISK; this is translated from the coding sequence ATGAGTACTGTTAAAGTGGCGATCAATGGTTTTGGCCGTATCGGCCGTTTGGTTTATCGCCAAATCTACAAAATGGAAGGGATCGACGTTGTTGCTATCAATGACCTCACCAGTCCCAAAGTATTGGCTCACCTCCTGAAGTACGACAGCGCTCAGGGACGATTCGACGCTGAAGTTAAATCCACTGAGAACTCCATTATAGTGAATGGTGACGAAGTGAAGATCTATGCTCAAAAGAATCCTGCCGATATTCCCTGGGGACAACACGGTGTGGACGTGGTTCTCGAGTGCACTGGCTTCTTCACTGATAAAGACAAAGCTGCCGCTCACATCACTGCAGGCGCCAAAAAAGTTGTGATCTCTGCACCCGCTACAGGCGATCTCAAAACAATCGTGTTCAACGTTAACCACAATATTCTCGACGGTTCTGAAACCATCATCAGCTGTGCTTCCTGCACCACCAACTGCCTCGCGCCAATGGCTGATGTACTGGACAAACAATTCGGTATCGTGAATGGTCTCATGACTACCATCCATGCCTACACGAACGATCAGAATACTCAGGACGCCCCTCACCCCAAAGGTGATCTGCGCCGCGCACGCGCAGCAGCTCAGAACATCGTTCCCAACAGCACTGGCGCAGCCAAAGCCATCGGCCTGGTTCTGCCTAACCTGAAAGGAAAACTCGACGGCTCCGCTCAGCGTGTTCCCGTTCTCACCGGCTCTCTCACTGAGGTTACCGCTGTCCTCAATAAGAAAACTACCGTTGATGAACTGAACGCCGCTATGAAAGCAGCTTCAAACGAAAGCTTCGGTTACACTGAAGACGAGATCGTGAGCAGCGATATCATCGGTATCCACTTCGGATCACTGTTCGACGCTACTCAAACACGCGTACAAACTGTTGGCGATACCCAACTCGTTCGCGTAGTGAGCTGGTACGATAACGAAATGAGCTATGTTAGCCAGCTCGTTCGTACCGTGAAATATTTCGCTGGCCTCATCAGCAAATAA
- a CDS encoding ATP-binding protein: MFERPHLQVIASRVQEPRRFIQVLFGPRQVGKTTLIGQLLQKIKLPSHFASADAVAASNSVWLEQQWEIARLRMDQEESQEFLVVIDEIQKISNWSETVKLLWDNDTRSNRGLKVILLGSSRLLLQQGLTESLAGRFETTYMGHWSFLEMQQAFDWNSNQYAWFGGYPGSASLINEEQRWKSYVQQSLIESSISRDILMLTRIDKPALMKRLFELGCMYSGQILSFTKMMGQLQDAGNTTTLSHYLDLLNTAGLLAGIEKYSTNLIHKRSSSPKFQVHNTALISANSNDLFNDILIRPGDWGRIVESAIGAHLINHSITDGFSLYYWRERNEEVDFVLEKKGKVIAIEVKSGVAQTSSGMSAFKKAFNPDKVLLVGNAGYPWQDFLQIKPVDLF, translated from the coding sequence ATGTTCGAACGTCCTCATTTACAAGTGATTGCAAGTAGAGTGCAAGAGCCGCGGAGATTTATTCAGGTGCTTTTTGGTCCGCGTCAGGTAGGCAAAACGACTCTGATTGGGCAATTGCTGCAAAAAATCAAGCTGCCTAGCCATTTTGCTTCGGCAGATGCCGTGGCTGCATCTAATAGTGTTTGGCTGGAACAGCAGTGGGAAATTGCACGCTTAAGAATGGATCAGGAAGAGTCACAGGAGTTTCTGGTGGTTATTGATGAAATCCAAAAAATAAGTAACTGGAGCGAAACAGTAAAACTTTTATGGGACAACGATACTCGTTCTAACAGAGGACTAAAAGTAATATTGTTGGGATCATCTCGTCTATTGTTACAGCAAGGACTTACTGAGTCTTTGGCGGGACGATTTGAAACTACCTATATGGGGCATTGGTCTTTTCTGGAAATGCAGCAGGCATTTGATTGGAATAGTAATCAATACGCCTGGTTTGGAGGTTATCCCGGTTCTGCTTCATTGATTAACGAGGAACAACGATGGAAATCTTATGTTCAGCAATCTCTTATTGAATCGAGTATTTCCCGCGACATACTAATGCTGACCAGGATTGATAAGCCTGCATTGATGAAGCGTCTTTTTGAACTGGGGTGTATGTATTCTGGTCAGATATTATCTTTTACCAAAATGATGGGGCAATTACAAGATGCAGGAAATACCACTACGCTGTCACATTACCTGGACTTGTTAAATACAGCAGGGTTGTTAGCTGGCATTGAAAAATATTCAACTAACCTCATTCACAAACGATCTTCGAGTCCTAAATTTCAGGTTCATAATACGGCATTGATCAGTGCCAATAGCAATGATTTGTTCAATGATATACTCATCAGACCTGGTGATTGGGGGAGAATTGTTGAATCCGCTATTGGCGCTCATTTGATCAATCATTCGATAACAGATGGATTTTCGCTTTATTATTGGAGGGAGAGAAATGAAGAGGTGGATTTTGTATTGGAAAAAAAAGGGAAAGTTATTGCGATTGAAGTAAAAAGTGGTGTTGCGCAAACTTCTTCCGGAATGTCTGCGTTTAAAAAAGCATTTAATCCCGATAAAGTTTTGTTGGTTGGGAATGCTGGATACCCCTGGCAGGATTTTCTGCAAATAAAACCAGTAGATTTATTTTGA
- a CDS encoding MutS-related protein, with amino-acid sequence MFNNDKQTIEELNILGKFRQGSVYGLFNQVKTRGGEQLLDQMFRNPLQDADAINERSSVFRFFQEQQLAFPFDTSQLTIMREYVDTEASKNQALVFTVTLIKKILSSITRDERFKKMMQGLQATIVTVNKCFQFVEPLSKIESPYKDRFLAIKEMLETPELEKLRLIDIYQALPVKTLAGYEFLLKGRMKDKLVAVLQFISELDVNITVGNTAAAKGFHYAKALSASANKLEAKNLAHPCVDKAVGNDLKMDGASNVLFLTGANMAGKSTLMKAIGINFYLAHMGFPVSAASMEFSVREGLYSSINVADNIGLGYSHFYAEVVRVKQAAVAAASGKRLLLMFDELFKGTNVKDAYDGTLAVTEGFADYSNCLFIVSTHIIEVGAALQGKSNIQFVYMPTIMEGLRPRYPYKLERGITEDRQGMVIINNEGILGLLNA; translated from the coding sequence ATGTTTAACAACGACAAACAAACAATCGAAGAACTGAATATTCTGGGGAAGTTCCGGCAGGGATCCGTGTATGGTTTATTCAATCAGGTAAAGACCCGTGGTGGCGAACAACTGCTGGATCAGATGTTCCGTAATCCTTTACAGGATGCAGATGCTATCAATGAACGGAGCAGTGTGTTTCGTTTCTTTCAGGAACAACAACTGGCTTTCCCATTCGATACTTCCCAGTTGACCATTATGCGTGAATATGTAGATACGGAAGCCAGTAAGAATCAGGCATTGGTCTTTACAGTCACACTGATCAAAAAGATACTTTCTTCCATTACCCGCGATGAGCGCTTTAAAAAAATGATGCAGGGGTTGCAGGCCACTATTGTTACGGTGAATAAATGTTTTCAGTTTGTTGAGCCTCTTTCAAAAATTGAGAGCCCTTATAAAGATCGTTTCCTTGCAATCAAAGAAATGCTGGAAACGCCGGAGCTGGAAAAGTTGCGTTTGATCGATATCTACCAGGCGCTTCCTGTGAAAACGCTTGCGGGGTATGAGTTCCTGCTGAAAGGCCGAATGAAAGATAAGCTGGTGGCTGTACTGCAATTCATCAGTGAACTGGATGTGAATATCACTGTAGGTAATACAGCAGCTGCTAAAGGCTTCCATTATGCGAAAGCATTGTCTGCATCTGCAAACAAACTCGAAGCAAAGAATTTAGCGCACCCTTGTGTAGACAAAGCTGTAGGCAATGATCTGAAAATGGATGGTGCTTCCAATGTATTGTTCTTGACAGGTGCTAATATGGCTGGTAAATCTACATTGATGAAGGCTATCGGCATCAACTTCTATCTGGCTCATATGGGTTTCCCTGTATCGGCAGCCAGTATGGAATTTTCTGTAAGGGAAGGATTGTATTCGAGTATCAATGTAGCAGATAATATCGGATTGGGGTATAGCCATTTTTATGCAGAGGTGGTTCGGGTAAAACAGGCAGCAGTGGCCGCTGCCAGTGGCAAGCGGCTATTGCTGATGTTTGATGAGCTTTTCAAGGGCACTAATGTAAAGGATGCCTATGATGGTACGCTGGCAGTTACGGAAGGGTTTGCGGATTATTCCAATTGTCTCTTTATCGTATCTACACATATCATAGAGGTAGGGGCAGCGTTACAGGGGAAAAGCAATATTCAATTTGTATATATGCCAACAATTATGGAAGGCTTGCGCCCGCGTTATCCGTACAAGCTGGAGCGTGGCATTACTGAAGACCGGCAGGGAATGGTGATCATAAATAATGAGGGGATATTGGGATTGCTGAATGCATAG